The Aureispira anguillae genome contains a region encoding:
- the kbl gene encoding glycine C-acetyltransferase: protein MFKNVQSSLAEELQEIKDAGLYKEERVITTPQAADIKTDTGAEVINFCANNYLGLSSHPEVIEAAKAAIDTHGYGMSSVRFICGTQDIHKELEQKIADFLGMEDTILYAAAFDANGGVFEPILHKEDAIISDELNHASIIDGIRLCKAARYRYKHNNMADLEEQLKAAQGARRRLIVTDGSFSMDGTIAQLDKICDLADQYDALVMIDECHSTGFLGKTGRGVHEYRDVMGRVDIITGTLGKALGGASGGFTAARKEIVDMLRQRSRPYLFSNTVAPSIVGASIKVLDILTKSTALRDKLEENTLFFREKMTEAGFDIIAGDHPIVPIMLYDAVLSQQMADKLLDEGIYVIGFYYPVVPKGKARIRVQISAGHDRHHLEKAVAAFTKVGKELGVIK from the coding sequence ATGTTTAAGAATGTTCAATCTTCTTTAGCAGAAGAACTACAAGAAATAAAGGACGCTGGACTTTATAAAGAAGAGCGTGTAATTACAACTCCTCAAGCAGCTGATATTAAGACAGATACTGGTGCAGAGGTGATTAATTTTTGTGCCAATAATTATTTGGGCTTGTCTTCTCATCCTGAGGTGATTGAGGCAGCAAAAGCAGCTATTGATACGCATGGTTATGGAATGTCTTCGGTACGTTTTATTTGTGGAACACAGGATATTCATAAGGAACTAGAGCAAAAGATTGCAGATTTTTTGGGTATGGAAGATACGATTCTTTATGCTGCTGCTTTTGATGCTAATGGAGGTGTTTTTGAACCAATCTTGCACAAAGAGGATGCTATTATTTCTGATGAATTGAATCACGCTTCTATTATTGATGGGATTCGTTTGTGTAAAGCTGCTCGTTATCGTTACAAACACAATAATATGGCAGATTTGGAGGAACAATTAAAAGCTGCTCAAGGGGCTCGCCGTCGTCTAATTGTTACCGATGGTTCTTTTTCTATGGATGGAACGATTGCTCAGTTGGATAAAATTTGTGACTTGGCCGACCAATATGATGCCTTGGTGATGATTGATGAATGTCATTCTACTGGATTCTTGGGCAAAACGGGGCGTGGAGTACATGAGTATAGGGACGTAATGGGAAGAGTTGACATTATTACAGGAACATTAGGAAAAGCACTAGGGGGAGCCTCTGGTGGGTTTACGGCTGCTCGCAAAGAAATTGTTGACATGCTGCGCCAACGCTCTCGCCCTTATTTGTTTTCAAATACTGTCGCTCCTTCAATTGTGGGAGCATCTATAAAAGTATTGGATATTTTAACTAAGAGCACGGCACTTCGTGATAAATTGGAAGAAAATACCTTGTTTTTCCGAGAAAAAATGACCGAAGCAGGTTTTGATATTATAGCTGGGGATCATCCAATCGTACCGATTATGTTGTATGATGCGGTCTTGTCTCAACAGATGGCTGATAAATTATTGGACGAAGGAATTTATGTCATTGGGTTTTATTATCCAGTTGTGCCTAAAGGAAAAGCTCGTATTCGAGTACAAATTTCGGCAGGACATGATCGTCATCACCTCGAAAAGGCAGTTGCTGCTTTTACAAAAGTTGGAAAAGAGTTGGGCGTAATAAAATAA
- a CDS encoding YfiT family bacillithiol transferase, with amino-acid sequence MNQLNEPNKMPTLEQLKFPIGEFVRPSTITPTIISQWIEDIRDFPHRLEEILVGLTTTQINWKYRPNGWTIKQVVHHCADSHINSIIRFKLALTEDTPTIRPYWEDRWAELSDSLEDDLSDSLLLIKGLHSKWSKLLTRLSNTELERSFVHPEHGKHFSLKENIGIYAWHCRHHLAHIQQAIHSNGSFN; translated from the coding sequence ATGAACCAATTAAACGAACCTAATAAGATGCCGACACTAGAACAACTCAAATTTCCAATTGGAGAATTTGTTAGACCTTCTACCATTACTCCTACAATAATCAGTCAATGGATTGAGGACATTAGAGACTTCCCCCATCGTTTGGAGGAAATTCTAGTGGGCTTAACAACAACGCAAATCAATTGGAAATATCGCCCGAATGGTTGGACGATAAAACAGGTCGTTCATCACTGTGCAGATAGCCATATCAATAGCATCATTCGCTTTAAATTAGCCTTAACAGAAGATACGCCTACCATTCGCCCCTATTGGGAAGACCGATGGGCTGAACTAAGCGATTCCTTAGAAGATGACCTTAGTGATTCTTTATTATTAATAAAGGGCTTGCACAGCAAATGGAGCAAACTACTCACTCGGCTTAGCAATACAGAACTCGAACGCAGTTTTGTTCACCCTGAGCATGGCAAACATTTTTCATTAAAAGAAAATATTGGAATTTATGCTTGGCATTGCAGGCATCATTTAGCCCACATTCAACAAGCAATCCATTCCAATGGCTCATTTAATTAG
- a CDS encoding aminopeptidase P family protein, which translates to MTIKERIQALRREMVAAGVDAMIIPANDPHQSEYVADYWKNRTYFSGFTGSAGLLVVLADYAALWTDSRYFLQAEVELKDTGIVLHKQQVQHAPEHVSWLTDLLAAKATIGVEASLFSIQQIAYLKSYCQNKNIVIKDIEGITNKIWLDRPALPDTTAYEHEVKYTGVHRDDKLKQIRAFMEQKGAQHYFISGLDEIAWLLNIRAWDIDYTPVVLSYLLVNQDDVVLFVQDHKIPTLLKENLAKSGIRLQDYHTIGAALKQIAPQNSIYVDKGNFSWAFESIIQATIIAEQSVIMPMMAVKNDTEIAHFRSVMVKDGVALTHFFKWLEETVQTEELKETEVAKKLSNFRSQQALYKGDSFGAIVGYKGNGAIVHYRAEEATCATIKNEGMLLIDSGGQYLDGTTDITRMVCFDDPTEEQKKHYTLVLKGNIALQTAHFPKGTTGVQLDVLARMNLWNNGLNYGHGTGHGVGFFLRVHEPPQGFAESTTTLRGSTALEAGTVSSNEPGFYKTGEYGIRIENLILCVPSDKNSDFLSFEAITLFPIETKLIDLSLMLPAEIAWLNAYHERVYASIAPALEEEARAWLWKKCQAIG; encoded by the coding sequence ATGACAATAAAAGAAAGAATACAGGCACTAAGAAGAGAAATGGTAGCAGCAGGGGTTGATGCCATGATTATTCCTGCTAATGACCCTCATCAGAGTGAGTATGTGGCAGATTATTGGAAAAATAGAACCTATTTTTCTGGTTTCACAGGCTCGGCAGGGTTGTTGGTTGTATTGGCGGATTATGCAGCATTATGGACTGACTCACGGTATTTTTTGCAGGCAGAGGTAGAATTAAAAGATACAGGAATTGTTTTGCACAAGCAGCAAGTACAGCATGCCCCAGAACATGTAAGTTGGTTGACGGATTTATTGGCTGCTAAAGCAACAATAGGGGTAGAAGCAAGCTTGTTTTCTATCCAGCAAATTGCTTATCTAAAGTCTTATTGTCAAAACAAAAATATTGTCATAAAAGACATAGAAGGCATTACCAATAAAATTTGGTTAGATCGCCCTGCATTGCCTGATACAACTGCTTATGAGCATGAGGTAAAATATACAGGTGTCCATAGAGACGATAAGTTGAAGCAAATACGTGCTTTTATGGAGCAAAAAGGAGCGCAACATTATTTTATAAGCGGTTTGGATGAAATTGCTTGGTTGCTCAATATTCGAGCTTGGGACATTGATTATACGCCTGTTGTTTTGTCCTATTTATTGGTCAATCAAGATGATGTCGTTCTTTTTGTGCAAGACCACAAGATACCAACGTTATTAAAGGAAAATTTAGCAAAATCAGGAATTAGGCTTCAAGATTATCATACCATAGGAGCCGCTCTTAAGCAAATTGCTCCTCAAAATAGCATCTATGTAGACAAAGGAAATTTTAGCTGGGCTTTCGAATCTATTATTCAGGCTACTATTATTGCAGAACAATCTGTTATTATGCCGATGATGGCCGTCAAAAATGATACGGAAATTGCCCATTTTAGGTCGGTTATGGTAAAAGATGGCGTTGCGCTCACCCACTTTTTTAAATGGCTGGAAGAAACCGTCCAAACAGAGGAATTGAAAGAAACAGAGGTGGCTAAAAAACTAAGCAATTTTAGAAGCCAGCAAGCGCTCTACAAAGGGGATAGTTTTGGGGCTATTGTCGGATATAAAGGGAATGGTGCTATTGTGCATTATCGTGCTGAGGAAGCAACCTGTGCGACCATCAAAAACGAGGGAATGCTCTTGATTGATAGCGGTGGGCAATATCTGGATGGAACGACCGATATTACTAGAATGGTTTGTTTTGATGATCCAACAGAAGAACAAAAAAAGCATTATACCTTGGTGTTAAAAGGAAATATTGCCTTACAAACGGCTCATTTCCCTAAGGGAACAACAGGGGTGCAATTGGATGTATTGGCTAGAATGAATTTGTGGAACAATGGTCTAAACTATGGGCATGGAACAGGGCATGGAGTAGGTTTCTTTTTGAGGGTGCATGAACCACCACAAGGTTTTGCAGAAAGTACAACAACATTGAGAGGGTCTACGGCGCTAGAAGCTGGAACGGTTTCTTCCAACGAACCTGGTTTTTATAAAACAGGAGAATATGGTATTCGTATTGAAAATCTAATACTTTGTGTACCATCGGATAAAAATAGCGACTTTTTGAGCTTTGAAGCCATTACTTTGTTTCCAATTGAGACCAAATTGATTGATTTGTCTTTGATGTTGCCAGCCGAAATAGCTTGGTTAAATGCTTATCATGAACGAGTCTATGCTTCTATTGCTCCTGCTTTGGAAGAAGAGGCTAGGGCATGGTTGTGGAAAAAATGCCAAGCAATTGGATAA
- a CDS encoding oxidoreductase has product MSKKTAIIIGASGLVGQELTQQLTVDDRYEKIIALVRKPLDIDHDKIEEVKYDFDWPNADLVMGDELFCCLGTTIKAAGSQAAFRKVDYDYVLETAKIALANGTKKMTMISSIGADKNSKVFYSRVKGEIEAALHELDFEACHILRPSLLMGSRNELRMGELVGKFAMTAFSFAIPNKYKGIESKQVAKAMIVAINSEKKGVQILESDDLLAV; this is encoded by the coding sequence ATGAGTAAAAAAACAGCTATAATCATTGGTGCTTCTGGCTTAGTCGGACAAGAGTTGACACAACAATTGACGGTAGACGATCGCTATGAAAAAATCATTGCTTTGGTTCGAAAACCGTTAGATATAGATCACGATAAAATAGAAGAAGTTAAATATGATTTTGACTGGCCCAATGCTGACTTAGTAATGGGAGATGAACTGTTCTGTTGCCTAGGCACGACCATCAAAGCCGCAGGTTCTCAGGCTGCCTTTAGAAAAGTAGATTATGACTATGTCTTAGAAACGGCAAAAATTGCATTGGCTAATGGCACCAAAAAGATGACCATGATTTCCTCCATTGGAGCTGATAAAAATTCTAAGGTTTTTTATAGTCGAGTAAAGGGAGAAATTGAAGCAGCCCTTCATGAATTGGACTTTGAGGCCTGCCATATTTTACGACCTTCTTTGCTAATGGGTTCTCGTAACGAATTGCGGATGGGAGAATTAGTAGGCAAATTTGCAATGACCGCTTTTTCTTTTGCGATTCCCAACAAGTACAAAGGCATAGAAAGCAAGCAGGTAGCCAAGGCAATGATTGTTGCCATTAATTCCGAAAAAAAAGGCGTTCAAATCTTAGAATCAGACGATTTGTTAGCCGTCTAA
- a CDS encoding 4-hydroxyproline epimerase translates to MKLEGRKIFDCIDAHTCGNPVRVVREGGPELKGDSMSEKRQYFLKHYDWIRRGLMFEPRGHDMMSGSILYPPSDPENDFGILFIETSGCLPMCGHGTIGTITVAIEEGLVVPKTPGKVRMEAPAGLVLIDYKQEGSKVTSVKLKNIPSFLAKEGILVECDDLGTLSVDVSYGGNFYAIIDPQENFKGLENYTAAQLVTWSREIREKLNAEHDFVHPENPTINGLSHILWTGATLSQEATARNAVFYGDKAIDRSPCGTGTSARMAQWYAKGLLKKGEEFVHESIIGSKFIGRIEEEIMLGETKAIVPSIEGWARVMGYNQLILEEEDPYVEGFSVV, encoded by the coding sequence ATGAAATTAGAAGGTAGAAAAATCTTTGACTGTATAGATGCCCATACTTGCGGCAACCCTGTGCGAGTTGTGCGAGAGGGGGGACCAGAACTAAAGGGCGATTCTATGTCAGAAAAACGACAGTATTTTCTAAAACACTATGATTGGATACGTAGAGGCTTGATGTTTGAGCCCCGTGGACACGATATGATGTCAGGCAGTATATTGTATCCTCCATCTGATCCAGAAAATGACTTTGGGATTTTATTTATAGAAACAAGTGGTTGTTTACCAATGTGTGGGCATGGGACAATTGGAACGATTACAGTGGCGATAGAGGAGGGGCTTGTTGTTCCCAAAACACCAGGAAAGGTTAGGATGGAAGCCCCTGCGGGCTTGGTATTAATTGATTATAAACAAGAAGGAAGCAAGGTAACTTCTGTTAAGCTCAAAAATATACCTTCTTTTTTGGCTAAGGAGGGAATTCTAGTTGAATGTGACGATTTAGGAACGTTATCGGTAGATGTGTCTTATGGAGGAAATTTTTATGCCATCATTGACCCGCAAGAAAATTTTAAAGGCTTAGAGAACTATACTGCTGCCCAATTAGTAACTTGGAGCCGAGAAATCCGAGAAAAACTAAATGCAGAACATGACTTTGTACATCCAGAAAACCCAACGATTAATGGATTAAGTCATATTTTGTGGACAGGAGCTACTTTGTCGCAAGAGGCAACGGCTAGAAATGCGGTTTTTTATGGCGATAAAGCAATTGATCGATCACCTTGTGGAACGGGCACTTCGGCTAGAATGGCGCAATGGTATGCAAAAGGATTACTAAAAAAAGGAGAAGAGTTTGTACACGAAAGCATCATTGGCTCTAAGTTTATAGGGCGAATAGAAGAAGAAATAATGCTTGGTGAGACAAAGGCAATTGTTCCTAGTATTGAAGGCTGGGCACGAGTAATGGGGTATAACCAATTGATTTTGGAAGAAGAAGACCCCTATGTTGAAGGATTCTCGGTAGTTTAG
- a CDS encoding SulP family inorganic anion transporter, which produces MKFGFDFKHFKGDLFGGLTSGIVALPLALAFGVQSGMGATAGLYGAIFISFFAALFGGTNTQISGPTAPMTAVSMVIIAGITAANDGDLGKALPYILMVFLLSGLIQVLLGLLKVGQYIRYIPYPVISGFMTGIGVIILITQILPTLGYYPKEDISFLNEFKPQAQEIILEKILREKAADDVLVLEDFKETINRAAEITDTQIMKEAAVLAAADASGVLGALKLLPRAAQNINYINLFLALLTILIIYGFKTITTAVPSSLVALLGVSLGAYFGLGEDNYRAIGTIPSGFPIFYSNVFSEFSWSQISPYIFTAISLAALGAIDSLLTSIVADNMTKTKHNPNQELVGQGIGNSIAALFGGIPGAGATIRTVVNINSGGKTKLSGMIAGLLLLVVLLALGQLASKIPAAVLAGILITVGIGVMDYKGLRHIFQLPVAEVIVMFTVLGLTIFVGLIQAVLVGLILSSILFMKKISDVVDHRTNTAPLKEFSREIMWQDEADLIHQIGDKIYIKHLDGPLFFGFASRFQDMINALPDVQIVIIRMDRVPYVDQSGLYAMEDALITLQDQDIKVCFTGLSGQPLDIFERFNLIPSLVEQQYSFKNFEECAQWIKESIPFEHQNISNPIANNHTTKE; this is translated from the coding sequence ATGAAATTTGGTTTTGACTTTAAACACTTTAAAGGGGATTTATTCGGTGGGTTAACCTCTGGAATTGTAGCATTGCCACTAGCTCTAGCTTTTGGTGTTCAATCTGGCATGGGGGCAACAGCTGGTTTATATGGAGCTATATTTATTAGTTTTTTTGCGGCACTATTTGGGGGCACCAATACACAAATATCGGGTCCGACAGCTCCTATGACTGCTGTAAGTATGGTCATTATTGCAGGTATTACAGCAGCTAACGATGGAGACTTAGGCAAAGCCTTGCCCTATATTCTAATGGTCTTTCTATTATCTGGTTTGATACAAGTTCTATTAGGTCTGCTAAAAGTAGGGCAATACATTCGCTATATTCCCTATCCTGTTATATCTGGTTTTATGACAGGAATTGGTGTGATTATTTTAATCACTCAAATATTACCAACATTGGGTTATTATCCCAAAGAGGACATTAGTTTTTTGAATGAATTTAAGCCTCAGGCCCAAGAAATCATTCTAGAAAAAATCTTAAGAGAAAAAGCCGCTGATGATGTTTTAGTATTGGAAGATTTTAAAGAAACTATCAATAGAGCAGCAGAAATTACAGATACGCAAATTATGAAAGAGGCTGCTGTCTTGGCAGCCGCAGATGCTTCTGGCGTACTTGGTGCACTAAAACTACTACCAAGAGCGGCACAAAACATCAATTATATCAATCTATTTCTAGCCTTACTAACCATTCTAATTATATATGGGTTTAAGACCATAACCACTGCTGTTCCAAGTAGTCTTGTGGCACTGTTAGGGGTATCGTTGGGAGCTTATTTTGGATTGGGAGAAGACAACTATCGAGCCATTGGTACCATACCTAGTGGTTTTCCCATTTTTTATAGCAATGTGTTTTCTGAATTTAGTTGGAGCCAGATTAGTCCCTATATTTTTACAGCGATTTCTTTGGCTGCTTTGGGGGCAATTGATTCCCTCTTGACTTCTATTGTTGCCGACAATATGACGAAGACAAAACACAACCCCAACCAAGAACTAGTTGGGCAAGGTATTGGAAACTCCATTGCAGCGCTATTTGGAGGAATTCCTGGCGCAGGTGCAACGATTCGTACTGTTGTTAATATCAACTCTGGTGGTAAAACCAAACTATCGGGAATGATCGCAGGGCTTTTACTCTTGGTTGTTTTGCTTGCATTGGGACAATTGGCTTCTAAAATTCCTGCTGCTGTTTTAGCTGGTATTTTGATTACGGTTGGAATTGGCGTTATGGATTACAAAGGGCTGCGTCATATTTTTCAATTGCCCGTAGCAGAAGTTATTGTAATGTTTACTGTTTTGGGGCTTACTATATTTGTAGGGCTTATTCAGGCTGTTTTAGTCGGTCTTATTTTGTCTTCTATTTTATTTATGAAAAAAATATCTGATGTTGTTGACCATCGTACCAATACTGCTCCATTAAAAGAATTTTCACGAGAAATTATGTGGCAAGATGAAGCTGATCTTATTCATCAAATTGGCGATAAAATATATATCAAACATCTGGATGGTCCTTTATTTTTTGGTTTTGCCTCTCGTTTTCAAGATATGATTAATGCCTTACCCGATGTCCAAATTGTAATTATTCGCATGGACAGGGTTCCTTATGTTGATCAATCGGGCTTGTATGCAATGGAAGATGCGCTTATCACGCTCCAAGATCAGGACATAAAAGTTTGTTTTACGGGACTCAGTGGGCAACCCTTAGATATTTTTGAGCGCTTTAATCTTATTCCTAGCTTGGTTGAACAACAATACTCCTTTAAAAACTTTGAGGAGTGTGCCCAATGGATAAAAGAATCTATTCCTTTTGAACATCAAAATATATCTAATCCTATTGCAAATAATCATACAACGAAGGAATAA
- a CDS encoding NAD-dependent epimerase/dehydratase family protein has translation MSADKILVIGSEGQIGTVLSHALRDVYGIANVITSDINQPRKSVIGHFEKLNILDGERLFEIVKKHKITQIYHLAALLSAKGEQNPRQTWDVNMNGLFNVLEVARQEQLDKIYFPSSIAVFGGQTPRKATPQFTVLQPETMYGITKEVGEHLAQYYFKKFGVDVRSLRYPGLISYQSLPGGGTTDYAVDIFHKAVKGEAFECFLESDTHLPMMYMPDAIRATMELMEAPVEKLSMHYGYNVRAMSFSPEELASEIKKHIPDFQISYKPDFRQQIAESWVESMDDTYARNDWGWQERYDLPAMVEDMIVNLKRIYKSGSSEYDEKMFL, from the coding sequence ATGAGTGCAGATAAAATTTTGGTAATCGGCTCAGAAGGGCAGATTGGCACCGTATTAAGCCATGCCTTGAGAGATGTTTATGGAATTGCAAATGTGATAACTTCAGATATTAATCAGCCTAGAAAAAGTGTTATTGGACACTTTGAAAAGCTAAATATTTTAGATGGAGAACGTTTGTTCGAAATTGTCAAAAAACATAAGATTACTCAAATATACCATCTTGCCGCATTGCTCTCAGCCAAAGGAGAGCAAAATCCTCGCCAGACTTGGGATGTGAACATGAATGGTTTGTTTAATGTATTAGAGGTCGCTCGCCAAGAGCAATTAGATAAAATTTATTTTCCTAGTTCTATTGCTGTTTTTGGAGGACAAACTCCTAGAAAGGCAACGCCACAATTCACGGTGCTTCAGCCTGAAACCATGTATGGCATTACCAAAGAAGTTGGAGAACACCTCGCTCAATATTATTTCAAAAAATTTGGAGTGGATGTTCGTTCGCTTCGTTACCCTGGCTTAATTAGTTATCAATCTTTACCAGGAGGTGGAACAACAGATTATGCTGTAGATATTTTTCATAAAGCGGTAAAAGGAGAGGCTTTTGAGTGTTTTTTAGAAAGTGACACTCATTTGCCGATGATGTATATGCCTGACGCTATTCGGGCTACTATGGAGCTAATGGAGGCACCTGTAGAAAAACTATCCATGCATTATGGTTATAATGTACGAGCAATGAGTTTTTCTCCTGAAGAGTTAGCCAGTGAAATCAAAAAACATATTCCCGATTTTCAGATTAGCTACAAACCTGATTTTCGTCAGCAAATTGCAGAATCTTGGGTAGAAAGCATGGACGATACTTATGCTCGCAACGATTGGGGCTGGCAAGAAAGATACGATTTGCCAGCAATGGTAGAAGATATGATTGTGAATCTAAAAAGAATTTATAAGTCGGGATCTTCAGAATACGATGAAAAAATGTTTCTATAA